Proteins from a genomic interval of Lycium ferocissimum isolate CSIRO_LF1 chromosome 2, AGI_CSIRO_Lferr_CH_V1, whole genome shotgun sequence:
- the LOC132033347 gene encoding GLABROUS1 enhancer-binding protein-like isoform X1: MTNTGGLERTERKNPRKEKIRKLKKKKKSIMPQDFSIMKLHPMMKKGKLKKKRKSIMPQDFSIMKLHAMIKKGKLKKKRKSIMPQDFSIMKLHQMMKKRKLRGYCFLSMERNNPKKEKNKHVEEKESIREKEDKSTTLLYNETLSEQSELPSLKRVKTKKPPPFSKVWSDKDEITVLKDMIKFKKETGPDAAQNMLEFHPLVLKSLVLKATRVQLRKKVRLLKKKYEKSVETGNGYKTVHEEVLFQLCEKIWPVNSKSSSGTGQPEQPNSSGTGQLELPNSSGTGQREQQNVLVNGQWKKHNLPKIGPLGQGPRQHIIIPETGLNGQALEALFERLSKDMELVMNSQACLRGYQKEVDMKKFDLYLDSLKLRIKFEALVLEKANSPELRDSPELLEQEVIRAYLEAKLDLTQQLLNAYNSFSKAPPKKIVASSSKNSVGSKKKDESSDDSSSEKDSSSEEEAPPKKVVASLSENGVATKKKDKWSDDSSSEEDSSSKEEDHSDEA; the protein is encoded by the exons ATGACGAACACAGGCGGACTGGAAAGGACAGAAAGAAAAAacccaagaaaagaaaaaataaggaaattgaagaaaaagaaaaagagtataaTGCCGCAAGATTTCTCTATAATGAAACTTCATCCGATGATGAAGAagggaaagttgaagaaaaagagaaagagtataATGCCGCAAGATTTCTCTATAATGAAACTTCATGCGATGATCAAGAAGGGAAagctgaagaaaaaaagaaagagtataATGCCGCAAGATTTCTCTATAATGAAACTCCATcagatgatgaagaagagaaaattaaGAGGTTATTGCTTTCTCTCGATGGAAAGAAAcaatccaaaaaaagaaaaaaacaagcatGTTGAAGAAAAAGAGTCGATTAGAGAGAAAGAGGACAAAAGCACAACGTTACTTTACAATGAAACTCTATCCGAGCAAAGTGAACTGCCTTCTCTGAAGAGGGTCAAAACAAAGAAGCCTCCCCCTTTTTCAAAAGTGTGGAGTGATAAAGATGAAATTACGGTACTCAAAGATATGATTAAGTTCAAGAAAGAAACAGGCCCTGATGCCGCACAAAATATGTTGGAATTTCATCCTCTTGTGCTTAAATCACTTGTTCTTAAGGCTACCCGGGTTCAATTAAGGAAAAAGGTACGACTActgaagaaaaaatatgaaaagagtGTTGAGACTGGAAATGGTTATAAAACCGTGCATGAAGAGGTATTGTTCCAGTTATGTGAGAAAATTTGGCCGGTTAATTCCAAGTCATCATCTGGAACCGGGCAGCCGGAACAGCCTAATTCATCTGGGACTGGGCAGCTAGAACTGCCTAACTCATCTGGAACGGGGCAGCGGGAACAACAGAATGTACTGGTTAATGGGCAGTGGAAGAAGCACAACCTTCCAAAAATCGGGCCGCTGGGACAGGGGCCTAGACAACATATCATTATCCCGGAAACCGGACTGAATGGGCAAGCCTTGGAAGCTTTGTTCGAGCGACTATCGAAAGATATGGAACTTGTTATGAATTCACAGGCATGTTTGCGCGGATATCAAAAGGAAGTTGATATGAAAAAGTTTGATCTTTACTTAGATAGTTTGAAGTTAAGGATAAAGTTTGAGGCATTGGTGCTGGAGAAAGCAAATTCGCCAGAGTTG CGAGATTCTCCAGAGCTACTGGAACAAGAAGTAATAAGGGCCTATCTCGAAGCGAAGCTAGATCTCACACaacaacttctaaatgcttataATAGTTTCAGTAAG GCTCCTCCTAAGAAGATTGTTGCATCTTCAAGTAAGAATAGTGTCGGTtctaagaagaaagatgagTCGAGTGATGACTCTAGTTCTGAGAAAGATAGCAGTTCTGAAGAAGAG GCTCCTCCTAAGAAGGTTGTTGCATCTTTAAGTGAGAATGGTGTCGCGACTAAGAAGAAAGATAAGTGGAGTGATGATTCTAGTTCTGAGGAAGACAGCAGTTCTAAAGAAGAG GATCATAGTGATGAAGCATGA
- the LOC132033347 gene encoding GLABROUS1 enhancer-binding protein-like 2 isoform X2, which translates to MTNTGGLERTERKNPRKEKIRKLKKKKKSIMPQDFSIMKLHPMMKKGKLKKKRKSIMPQDFSIMKLHAMIKKGKLKKKRKSIMPQDFSIMKLHQMMKKRKLRGYCFLSMERNNPKKEKNKHVEEKESIREKEDKSTTLLYNETLSEQSELPSLKRVKTKKPPPFSKVWSDKDEITVLKDMIKFKKETGPDAAQNMLEFHPLVLKSLVLKATRVQLRKKVRLLKKKYEKSVETGNGYKTVHEEVLFQLCEKIWPVNSKSSSGTGQPEQPNSSGTGQLELPNSSGTGQREQQNVLVNGQWKKHNLPKIGPLGQGPRQHIIIPETGLNGQALEALFERLSKDMELVMNSQACLRGYQKEVDMKKFDLYLDSLKLRIKFEALVLEKANSPELRDSPELLEQEVIRAYLEAKLDLTQQLLNAYNSFSKAPPKKIVASSSKNSVGSKKKDESSDDSSSEKDSSSEEEDHSDEA; encoded by the exons ATGACGAACACAGGCGGACTGGAAAGGACAGAAAGAAAAAacccaagaaaagaaaaaataaggaaattgaagaaaaagaaaaagagtataaTGCCGCAAGATTTCTCTATAATGAAACTTCATCCGATGATGAAGAagggaaagttgaagaaaaagagaaagagtataATGCCGCAAGATTTCTCTATAATGAAACTTCATGCGATGATCAAGAAGGGAAagctgaagaaaaaaagaaagagtataATGCCGCAAGATTTCTCTATAATGAAACTCCATcagatgatgaagaagagaaaattaaGAGGTTATTGCTTTCTCTCGATGGAAAGAAAcaatccaaaaaaagaaaaaaacaagcatGTTGAAGAAAAAGAGTCGATTAGAGAGAAAGAGGACAAAAGCACAACGTTACTTTACAATGAAACTCTATCCGAGCAAAGTGAACTGCCTTCTCTGAAGAGGGTCAAAACAAAGAAGCCTCCCCCTTTTTCAAAAGTGTGGAGTGATAAAGATGAAATTACGGTACTCAAAGATATGATTAAGTTCAAGAAAGAAACAGGCCCTGATGCCGCACAAAATATGTTGGAATTTCATCCTCTTGTGCTTAAATCACTTGTTCTTAAGGCTACCCGGGTTCAATTAAGGAAAAAGGTACGACTActgaagaaaaaatatgaaaagagtGTTGAGACTGGAAATGGTTATAAAACCGTGCATGAAGAGGTATTGTTCCAGTTATGTGAGAAAATTTGGCCGGTTAATTCCAAGTCATCATCTGGAACCGGGCAGCCGGAACAGCCTAATTCATCTGGGACTGGGCAGCTAGAACTGCCTAACTCATCTGGAACGGGGCAGCGGGAACAACAGAATGTACTGGTTAATGGGCAGTGGAAGAAGCACAACCTTCCAAAAATCGGGCCGCTGGGACAGGGGCCTAGACAACATATCATTATCCCGGAAACCGGACTGAATGGGCAAGCCTTGGAAGCTTTGTTCGAGCGACTATCGAAAGATATGGAACTTGTTATGAATTCACAGGCATGTTTGCGCGGATATCAAAAGGAAGTTGATATGAAAAAGTTTGATCTTTACTTAGATAGTTTGAAGTTAAGGATAAAGTTTGAGGCATTGGTGCTGGAGAAAGCAAATTCGCCAGAGTTG CGAGATTCTCCAGAGCTACTGGAACAAGAAGTAATAAGGGCCTATCTCGAAGCGAAGCTAGATCTCACACaacaacttctaaatgcttataATAGTTTCAGTAAG GCTCCTCCTAAGAAGATTGTTGCATCTTCAAGTAAGAATAGTGTCGGTtctaagaagaaagatgagTCGAGTGATGACTCTAGTTCTGAGAAAGATAGCAGTTCTGAAGAAGAG GATCATAGTGATGAAGCATGA